ACACAGCGACTTGAAATCCATGGACCCACGATAAGGACAGGTATGCGATTGTTGTTGATTCAAGTTGATTTCTAAcgagtttctttttcttttttttttttttttataaaactcgacatccatcagatttaaaaaaaaagagttcgCATTTATAAGTTGATTTATAAGATGAGTTGTTGACTCAAGTTGATATGTAGGGAAGAAAGTGTATGAATCTCTTGACATCCATCAGATTTAAAACAAAGGCTTCACATTTATGAGTGATTAAagatatttaattatatatataacgatatatttacactaaaagtTGAAGAATAAATTGGTTGCAAACTTGTCATTCTCAATATTCGAACTTAAAACttatcacttacaagtgaagaaaaatagtaCTAAACTGTAGCTCTAAGTAGTAGAACATCTATTTAAATaaggttttttagccaaaatggtctctgagatttatataacacataactttggtcaTTAAGATtggaaatcaatagaagtgatcTCTGAAATTGTTcatcatccattattttggtacTTCCATTAAAAAACTCTGTAAAGTGGTCCTTGagctttttaacggaatgaccaaatgatggatgatggacaatctcaaggacaaaagttatgtgttatgaaaatctcatggaccattttggctaaaaataccttcaacttaacggagttttttaacggaatgactaaaataatggatggtagacaatttcagggaccacttctattgattttcaatcttaaaACCAAAGTTACGTGTTAAGCAaatctcaaagatcattttgactaaaaagcttttaaataattgaagtttcaaattcaatttttggcaaattcaatTTTCGCTCCGCATATTAtcatttgtataaaaaaaaagtttgatgaCACATTGCTTGTTTTGTCAAAGTTTGAGATAGACAAGTCAAATGGTCTAGACATAGAGCAGTAAGAGTGGAGTTTTATCCTAAAAGGACCTTGatataattatttataaaatcatATAATTATAAGTTGTAAATTGTTTTATCAAACTCTGGACGTGAAACTTTCAGCATGTTAAAAGTTACCTAACGAGTGTGAGGACGAGGAATTTGCTAACTCAGCTCTCATCTAAGAGAAATTCTAAAAAGACTCTCAAAGTGAAATTTCCATGAGCACTCTCTATCATCTCGCAGATTAACATCAATTCTcactaacattataaaacattataccaaaAAAATGATATGCCAAAGAATTTATGAAGAATCCCCTTTTCTAGCATTTCTCCTAATTTAAAACCACAATAGGGTGAGGACTGACTGTGGAGGGTGGAAGCTGAGAGAATGGTGGTTGACTTGACTGTGAAACCATGGAATgcatttaatatttaattaacgATGTATGCACAAGTCAAAGTATCTTGAAACCATGGAATgcatttaatatttaattaatgatGTATACAAAAGTCATTGAGATTTTCTTTTGGGTCAGCCCTATAAAGCCGAAACCAAGCAAGAGTGGACTTGGGCCGTTCAGCCACAccaacccaaaatttaaagcccgaattttcagaagctcgttatcttgtttttttattatttatttttaattaaaaatggtTTTGAAATGTTGTTATTTTCTGGTCGTTGAAGGTTTGAAACAAGGCGATAACTCGGCTACATCGACACCCagaatttgttttcttttctttctctcgctctctctgATTCTCTCTGTTTCTGTGAATTGTGGAAGTTGAAAGTCATGAGTGCTCTCCCGAGTTCGTTCGTTTCAGTTCAGAATCACAACACCCGCTTCTTAACTGGTAAcaattcttcctttttcttttatttttttcaatttggtttcttatggattttaattttttgtatgaAAAAATGGATCGCTCTCTCAAGTGTTGCTTAAATTGTAGATTTCTcagctttattttatttaacatgCTTATTAGTCTCCGAGCTCTTTAATGCAAGCCGGGGCTCCATTTCTGAaggaataaataaaattgaacgTTAGAGATGCCCATTTTATGATTCTCTGATTTTTGTGGGTTTCTGTGATTGTATTGTATAGTATTCTGTTATTGGTGCAATCCATAATCTAATTGTCTACGAATTGATATTTTACTTAACGCGGTCGAAAATTCATTTAAGGGGTATGATCAGATGATTTCTTGGGCATTTTACGCTTGAAAGTTGTTAACTTTGAATTCAAAGTGCACTGGGAAATTTAATTGTCGAGCCGGTGTTTCTTTAGGCCGGTTTTCTAACCATTTCGTTtctagttttcattgttttgcgCTATAGATAGATAAAGGAAAACTATATTTATATGGGAGAAAGGAGGAATGGAGAAGGTGATGGTGGAAGACAATGTGAAAGGATTCAAGTTTTCGTTTTCATATTACCTTTTTCATTTCAGCCTCCTCCCTCCCACCACCTTCATCCTTCTCCTTTGTCATTTCTCCCCTACACTTTCCTTGTATCTCTACCAcagaaaatgaaaactaaaagtgTAATGGCTATTGAACGGGCCCTCAGCTTCTCAATTCATCTTTCTGTTCTATGTGATTTTCCTTGTTCCTTGGCCACTTCAACTTCTTTTCTTCggcatgaatttattttcttcggCTTGAGATTCTGCCTACCATGTCCCAGTTTCACGGTGCAAAACTTTTAGATTTGAATTTCACAtttaattttgttgttgatCATTGCCAAATGTTTGATGCTAGGTTCTCCAAAGCCAACCTACCATTGTCCCTTGAACGTTAGTCCCAGTAGTTTAAATGCCGCATTTCAGGACAAAGCAAAGCTTACTTCTCATAGAAGGTCACTTGTTGTCCGAGCAGGGTACGCATACATTTGTGCTATCTAAAATTTTCAGcgtttcattattatttttatctctGAAGTCTTAAATGTCTTTCAGCCGGCCAGTTCTTGTGTAATActtctcttcttttccttttgtttttgctaCTACAGAGGGGATAAACCAAGTTCTGCAAGTATCTTCGTTGGTGGTTTTGTATTGGGAGGGATAGTTGTTGGAGCATTAGGTTGTGTATATGCACCTCAGGTATGGTTGAAGTACTCACCTTATGTGTCTTTCACAGTTGTGTGGTTATTTAACGGTGGATATCTTCGGTGCCTCGATCTGATGTTGTGATTTCTATTGCTATTGCTATTGCTGCTCAATCTCTGCGTGTCTGTGTACTTGCATGCCCTCACTTGTCCGAGCCTTTATTTGTAAATTGATGAATCCTTATTGAATATTTATTCATCATATATCGCATGGTCTTTAGAATGTTACTGCTGTCTGATTATTAACGCCTTTAAGGCATAGGTTCTACCCGGTCTCCCCCGTCCAAAGAACTACCTTCTAGAAGATACATAAAGTTATGCTTGTTAAATTATATACAGTGTATGAATTGGTTTTGGGAGATGAGACATGGATGTGGTTTGTATGCGATATATAGCTGATCAAAAGGATCCAACTTCCTTACAGTGATGCGAAAGCACGTATTTGACTGATCCAACTTCCTTACAGTGATGCGAAAGCACGTATTTGACTGACATGTCATATCATATCATATTCCCAGATAAGCAAGGCACTAGCTGGAGCCGACAGAAAAGACTTGATGAGGAAGCTACCAAAATTTATTTATGATGAAGAGAAAGCTCTTGAGGttagaacttttttttttttcctgcagTTAATATCAATGAGAAAGGAAGTCCGCTTTATGATAGTTTCTAGATTTGTAGAATGGGAATTGGATCGTTAAGCAAAAGGGGGAGTTTAATATGCATTAAGTGGAAACTTTGATTGGTCAATCCCATATAACTTTTGGATCATGTTATTTGGGATGTTCATTATCATATTTGAACTTTGTGTGTTTTCTGTTATGTATTTCGTGACAACAGAAAACCCGCAAAATACTGGCTGAGAAGATTGCGCAGCTAAATTCCGCCATAGATGACGTTTCTGCTCAGCTGCATGGAGATGATGCCCCGAATGGAGCTGCAGTGGCTTCGGACGAAATTGAAGCTTCCATATAATAATAGTTTGCAGAAGTTTTGTTTAACTTGTTACATGTGTCACACCGGGAAAATAATGTTGTTAATGTTCTTCTTCTCGTGTGTTTTACTTGTTTATAAATTCAAGcactttattttacttttattattattggatATCATCTCTTCCTATATGCTGGTTCATGCAAAATCAATGTATACTTTTTTCTTCTGCACATTCtaaattatttattgatttttctttgatttatcTAAATCCAAACGTCATAAATAATCAAGAATGTGTATGGTGACAAAGAGGGTAATTACTTTGCTTAagtggatttggatcctctccgaggcaaCTGGTCAGGATCCTCTTGACCAGTGCttatgggccgttggatttttatctaaTGACTACAAACAAAGAgaccctctaaaagttatattaattgtagccgttagattaaaaatccaacggtccacaagcaccggtcaggaggatcctgaCCATTTGCCTCGAAAAGGATCCAAATTCTGCTTAAGTGGACCTTGTGCGTAGATCACTTTGCTTAATTTTACGTTTGCAAATTATAATCAACTGAATACATGAAAGTAACCCCCTAATAGGATGATGAAGTTTGTAGCTCAAATAGCTTAAATCGTTGGTCACTTTCATGTCAAATCACGTGATTGACTCTTCCTCTCTTAATGTCGTTATTAAAGGGTCCATGGAATAAAATGGGAATCATAATGTGTTTAGCAAGGGAAGGAACTGTTTCCATAATGTGTTTAGTAAGGGAAGGAACTGTTTAGCAAGGGTgacctttttctctctctctttcacgtGCTCTGCTTCGTTCTTTTTCTCTAAGATTGTTTCGGACAAGGTTGTCTGCCCTCCTACTTCCGGTGCCTTACTGGCCCcttttattttgtgtggtcacgattaaaccacgttaacattttatattatttttttatagaaataataaaacaaaaatgaatagtaatataaattgttgacgtgatttaaccgtgatcacacaaacagaAAGGTACGGAAGGACACCGAAAataagagggcagacaatccttgtccgatTGTTTCACCCCTCCTGTTTTTTCTGTCTCGTGTTCCACCCCCATGCTTTTTTGTACAAATGTGAAAGACGAGGCaggaaaatattataatataaggAAGTATTAGATTTTAGACCCAAAAAAACAAGAGGAGGGTAAAGGTAAGAAAGTGAACAAGGAAACTCTGAACTCATGTGCTCTCGTGGGATGGTGGTTTTACTTGATGATCGAAAATGCAAAGAGTTGCATGCTCATGCTCATGTGTTGAAGTATGGGCTTGATTCTAATATTTTTGTTCACCTAATTTACAAGGTGATTGAAAAAGCTCTCAAGAAATTACTTTTTCCATTTCAAATATCCTaccatttgctttcttgtcTTCAATGGACAATCCAACCCGCATATAGACTTTCATTGCACCCCAAAGTCTTCAATCCAAATAGAGGAAGTGTCGGTGCTAAGAACATATGGAATTGGAATCATCAAtgttcaatttcagaaatatTGTAGTACTCCTgttcagtttcaaaaatagtcagtgttcaatttaaaaaatagtgaTAATACCAGTTCTcattttaagaaatagtgataatatTCGTGTTCAGTTTTTAGAAATTGTCAGtatttaatttaagaaattGTGTAGTATCCGTGTTCAGAAATATTCAGGAAGGGAGAGGGAGTAATGCACGCGTAGACCCACGcgtcaatttttttattactttttaatttttttttattatattaaacttttgtcattttcattaaagtttaaaccattttcattaaataatagtttagagtggtttttggttaaattaaaGTTAGTCCAAGCCCTTTTAATTAAAGCTTCCAAATTTAATTGGCGAACCGGTGTTTCTTAAGGCCGGGTTTGTAACCATTTCGtttatagttttcattgttttgtgTTATAGATAGAGGAAAACTATATGGGAGGAGGAATGGAGAAGGTGATGGTGGAAGACAATGTGAAaggattcaagttttcatttcgtattattttcttcttcattgcAACCTCCTCCCTCCCACCACCTTCTCCTTTGTCATTTCTCCCCTATGCTTTCCTTGTATCTATAGTTCTCTaccataaaaaatgaaaaatctatGTTAAGTAGGCATTTTTGCACAATGGTACTTAAGATTGACACAACTTCTCGCTTTAGTCtctaagatttgaaatcgatagaagtggttcCTGAGTTTGTCTACcattaatcattttggtcattccgttaaaagtCTCCGTTAAACAAGggccaaaatgacaaaaaatatcCTCAATTTGATAAACAATGGGTCAAAACCATTTGACAAAAtttgagagtatttttgtcattttagtcTTTTTTAACGGAGATTTTCATGGAAATACCAAAATGATCAACTGTGGACAAATTTAAGGACCACTTGTATCAATTTTATATCTATCTAAGAATCCTATGAAGTATTATATCCATGAAATGCCTTGACTTCGTCTTCcccttttaaaacattttccTTATTGATATTTATTCATCGTATATTACATGGCCTTTAGAATGTTACTGCTGCACTGCTGTCTGATTACTAACGCCTTTAAGGGGGAGCATAATATGCTTTTTATGTGGAAACTTTGATTGGTCAATCCCGTAACTTTTGGATCATGTTATTTGGGATGTTCATTATCATATTTGAGAAGATTGCGCATCTAAATTCCGCCATAGATGACGATTCTTCCCCTTTCGGGCATATTATCGACGACGCTCGAAGGATCCTTGAGTCATTCAATCACTGCAAGACGTTTTTAGACGAAGTATTGGTTTGATACTGagatgcttttataaaaagtgagtattaaaaaagctgagctcaaaaaggtgtttggtaaacacttaaaaataacttattttcatagttttgggtgaaaaaaaaactgaaaatgtaaagcagcaaaaatgagcttattctcacagcacagcagaagcaattttttttcaaaacacataaataccaaaccagcccgaaGAACGGCAAACAAGGTGGCATATAGATTGGCTAGGGTTGGGTTAATGGTGGAAAACCCATTATTTTGGTTTGAAGAACCACCCGATGTAATCTCTAGCCTTCCCATTGAGGACAGCCCTTCATAGTAAGCTCTTTGGTGCGGGACACTCTTTTCCTTCGTCCGAGTTGAAATTCCCGGCAAGGTTTTTATCGATGCCCATTACTTGCACCCTATCCTCAATGTTGTACTTATTCAATTTCATaatcaatgaatatcgtactttgccataaaaaattttaaaaataataaaaataataaaaaacttgtTACATGTTAATCTTCTTGTTCTCGTGTGTTTTACTATTTTATACATACAAgcactttattttatttttattattattgggaTATCATCTCTTCCTATAAATGGTTTAGGCAAATGATTTTTGTAtacttttgtaaaaaaattaactcttaatttaaaaaatgtcattttttataaaaaaaaaattcaaatatatccaaaatttcacttaaatagacacacataccctcaaatttaacaattaaataaattaaaggctttttagctaCTGTCGCCTCAAGCTCCGGTCCAACTTCACCTTCACTTCTACACTCCACCACCACAACCCTATCCCCTTCAACCCCCCTCATCACTGACATTGAGCACCGCCGCGGTTACCGCAAGTGGGAGCAGCATAATTTCAATCATGCCTTCAACGCCTTTTTTCTTACTAatatcatttttagttttaaatataaaaatagtttTCAAAGTTAATCCACATGTCGTTGTATGATTGTATTTGTGAGACCCACGTGgcaccacatcatcacactaatAGAGTAATTGACAGATTTTTCAcgaaaaaaactaaaatgaccatgatggacaaattcaaagaaagattaaaatgattCACGATAGACAAATTCAAGAACACTACTATTGATTATCATTAATTGTTAAGGACCAGATTAAGGAGTTATGTCCATATCAcgaatcattttggctaaaaagcctctaatttatttgattgttaaatttgagggtatttgtgtctatttatgtggaattttggatatatttgaaagattttataaaaagtgacatCTTTAATATTAAGGGTTAATTtttggctatatttgataaatactctaAATTATTTActgatttttctttcatttataCCTAATACAAGGTCAGAAAATTTTGGAATGTGTATGGTGACATAAAGGGTAATTAATTCGATTAGAAAtcgacaaaagaaaaagtaagtGGACCTTGGCCATAAATCACTTTGCTTAACCTAATATGATGATGCAGTTTGTAGCTCAAATGGTTCAAATAGTTGATCATTTCATGCGAAAACATGTGATTGACTCTCTCCTCCTTTAGTATTATTGTCAAGGGACCATGGAATAGAAAGGGACGGAATTGGTTTCAATAATGCGTTTATCAAGGGACGGAACTCCGAACAAATACTTAAATGATAAAAAAGACCGACATGTGATTCTATACAATTAGTGACATGACAAATTTGCTCACATAGATAATCTTTTCTCTCATATAAAAACCGATAAAATAAACACTCATAGTTCGCCCGATTAGACAAATAGACACGAGGTTATATATAACTATTGATAGACCAATTTTGTTCCATGACTACCCCTTCACACTTGCAAAACAATATAAACAcgttttaactaaaaaaaaaaaataacgacACCACACTTGGCATGCAGTACAATATTCCATGGCCATGCATAAAAAATAGTATGTGGGATTATGCGTGAGACAAATCAAGGCTGCATACTCATTTCAGGACCCTATCGTATTGTATGGATCTCAACATGTCATTGTCAAGAGAAGGTGGAAACACATATGGTCACAATGCTCACAACCCCACGTAATAATTATTAATCATCCACGTTTGTTTAAACAAAGTAAAATGAAATTATGGAGTAATTAAGAACTACAATATTATGGAAGAGTTTAAGCACGCCAGGTAAAAGTTAgaactaattaattagtttccAAACTTTCCAGAGTCAATTGTCAGCATGCAGTTTAAATTGCACAATCACTTCAGTCTTTCGTTTAGTGATAGTTCACTTTTTT
Above is a window of Malus sylvestris chromosome 15, drMalSylv7.2, whole genome shotgun sequence DNA encoding:
- the LOC126601100 gene encoding uncharacterized protein LOC126601100, with amino-acid sequence MSALPSSFVSVQNHNTRFLTGSPKPTYHCPLNVSPSSLNAAFQDKAKLTSHRRSLVVRAGGDKPSSASIFVGGFVLGGIVVGALGCVYAPQISKALAGADRKDLMRKLPKFIYDEEKALEKTRKILAEKIAQLNSAIDDVSAQLHGDDAPNGAAVASDEIEASI